Proteins encoded together in one Musa acuminata AAA Group cultivar baxijiao chromosome BXJ3-6, Cavendish_Baxijiao_AAA, whole genome shotgun sequence window:
- the LOC135641024 gene encoding nuclear pore complex protein NUP88-like, with the protein MTRIAAPDDDDGSGSPPPSTPPPPSAASKRDAFLLVTPGKHSVSSSAYEGGCRYASFPPTPPSVDSAKRSPLQWVPLDKHPFFSSTQSSGKSPRDSRRNSNLLAWDAASSLLYAWDPVARCVLRLSLRFRDADPHFSPSSSPSSAVLEAAIPPEVLMPDFQMESVVDQISLNVDGSLLLLVGSDSLRVMYLSKKTSPTDQRSCKTASVASQIFSGKNNGLQTLQASWHPYSRSHFGVLSSDSVFRLFDLSSDVERAEQEYYLQPAEPVRCKKAASFCPVAFSFGGQHLWDTFSIFIVFSDGSVYILCPVVPFGSICRRTHIEEIYEDINMFGLNSSDLKAVSNSRLAIDWLEATFPELADQSAEGGSTLVSTAHPYAPIDASLSLQGPLTKVYLREGNNKSEVESIAGGEGRVVDFLYRSIGKDSILVIAWSSGQLQIDALADEVQPQWNVGPSPRLHLDSYGHIKGVAMICDSSSEEIPISKFCPPGSNISMANRPNLGHPPPLLRLAIVDLALSKNVLESCPLSLFPDPLLDQTFYCLHGGGIDLIALQFLPFTNLIPDIDMIGKPPSVYPILNTCSSESSESCSSVLFGFVAIADLYGHSQILSLSTSYEFIVLEVKAWNELLHLHYDNDKRSAVDVEASLPEVISKDLLIGPKAIAIPSSTTLRSLTADSIEGRSTLHHYIKLFRENYVEYAHKVYVELKEHAGYLQTFLNDQNKRLREAKQSILNIEAKEADIRNRIDRSFKVYELLDQRLQNFRNLPATNKKPLSRAEHEFKAELDRFADVELDALHSAIQALNARLKRFYQSSSPASATPRSRKNVSNTQLSQIKSSLEMLSLLNKENSKKVKLIEHGLKSHEK; encoded by the exons TTCCTCCTACCCCTCCTTCAGTGGATTCCGCCAAGAGATCTCCCCTTCAGTGGGTGCCTCTCGACAAGCACCCGTTTTTCTCCTCTACCCAGAGCAGCGGCAAATCGCCCAGAGATAGCCGCAGAAATAGCAACCTCTTGGCTTGGGATGCCGCCTCTTCGCTGCTCTACGCGTGGGATCCCGTCGCACGTTGCGTTCTTCGTCTCTCCTTACGATTCCGGGACGCCGACCCTCATTTCTCGCcttcctcctccccttcttcagcGGTCTTGGAGGCAGCCATTCCCCCTGAG GTTTTGATGCCAGATTTCCAGATGGAATCAGTGGTTGATCAAATTTCTCTCAATGTAGATGGATCATTATTGCTTCTTGTTGGATCTGACAGTCTGAGAGTCATGTATCTATCCAAAAAGACCTCTCCAACTGATCAAAGATCTTGCAA GACAGCTTCTGTTGCTTCTCAAATATTTTCTGGCAAAAACAATGGATTACAAACTTTACAAGCATCATGGCATCCATACAGCAGAAGTCATTTTGGCGTTTTGTCATCAGATTCTGTCTTCAG ACTATTTGATTTGTCATCTGATGTTGAACGAGCAGAGCAGGAATATTATCTGCAGCCCGCTGAACCTGTAAGATGTAAAAAGGCTGCTTCATTCTGCCCTGTAGCGTTCTCATTCGGAGGCCAACATCTATGGGACACATTTTCA ATTTTCATTGTTTTCAGTGATGGCTCGGTCTATATCCTCTGCCCAGTTGTTCCTTTTGGAAG TATCTGCCGTCGGACACACATTGAAGAGATCTATGAAGATATTAATATGTTTGGCTTGAATTCATCAGATTTAAAAGCTGTTAGCAACTCCCGTTTGGCCATTGATTGGTTGGAAGCTACGTTTCCTGAGCTGGCAGATCAATCAGCTGAAGGAGGCAGCACACTAGTCTCGACAGCTCATCCTTATGCCCCAATCGATGCATCACTTTCATTGCAG GGTCCTCTCACCAAAGTTTATCTCCGCGAGGGAAATAACAAATCTGAGGTTGAGAGCATTGCTGGTGGTGAAGGCAGGGTCGTTGATTTTCTTTACAGATCTATTGGCAAAGATTCAATTCTTGTGATTGCTTGGAGCAGTGGACAACTACAGATAGATGCTCTTGCAGATGAAGTCCAGCCTCAGTGGAATGTTGGTCCCTCTCCCCGTCTTCATCTTGATTCTTATGGTCATATAAAGGGTGTTGCAATGATTTGTGATTCAAGCTCAGAAGAAATTCCTATTTCAAAGTTTTGTCCTCCGGGATCAAATATCTCTATGGCAAATAGACCTAATCTGGGACATCCACCTCCTTTGCTACGATTGGCTATTGTAGATTTGGCACTATCAAAAAATGTGTTGGAGAGTTGCCCTTTGTCATTATTTCCTGATCCTCTTCTTGATCAGACATTTTACTGTCTCCATGGTGGCGGAATAGACTTAATTGCATTGCAGTTTCTGCCATTTACAAATCTGATACCTGACATAGATATGATAGGAAAGCCTCCTTCTGTATACCCTATTCTAAATACATGCAGTAGTGAATCTAGTGAATCTTGCTCGTCGGTGCTTTTTGGATTTGTTGCAATTGCTGACTTGTATGGTCACTCACAGATACTTAGCTTGTCAACATCATATGAGTTTATTGTGCTAGAAGTGAAGGCTTGGAATGAATTACTGCATTTACATTATGATAATGACAAAAGGTCTGCAGTTGATGTGGAAGCTTCTCTTCCTGAGGTCATAAGCAAAGATCTTCTCATTGGGCCAAAGGCCATTGCTATTCCTTCCTCAACAACTCTTCGTTCATTGACTGCTGATTCGATAGAGGGCCGATCAACTCTTCACCACTATATCAAGCTTTTCCGTGAGAACTATGTTGAATACGCACATAAG GTCTATGTGGAGCTCAAAGAACATGCTGGTTATCTGCAGACATTTCTCAACGACCAAAACAAACGCCTACGTGAAGCAAAACAGTCTATTTTGAACATTGAAGCCAAAGAAGCAGACATACGGAACCGGATCGACCGCTCCTTCAAAGTGTACGAGCTTCTGGATCAGCGTCTACAGAACTTCAGAAATCTGCCTGCCACAAACAAAAAACCATTGTCGAGAGCAGAACATGAATTCAAGGCCGAGCTCG ACAGGTTTGCAGATGTCGAGTTGGATGCATTACATTCTGCTATTCAAGCTTTGAATGCAAGGCTAAAGAGATTCTACCAATCTTCTTCACCAGCTAGTGCGACACCGAGGAGTCGGAAGAATGTCTCAAACACTCAGTTGTCGCAGATAAAATCATCCCTCGAAATGCTCTCACTTCTGAACAAGGAGAATTCCAAGAAGGTGAAGCTTATCGAACACGGGTTGAAGAGCCACGAGAAATAG